AATAAATATTCCTTTATATGCAATAGAAAAAACTAAATCAATAACAGATGAACTCGAATAATGTCAAAACATCTAAATAATTGTCTCACTGTCAGTTTTACTGTCCCATGCTGGGATGGCAAAAGGTGGGCCAAATAAAAAATAGCTGATTTAATGATATATTTGACAGCAACTAGCCAAAAAGAACTCGCATAGTGTATCAAAATGCGACATGGCGTGTGTCAATTTGCAACTTCATGCTAAAATTGGGGTTCTTGAAAATGCCTATACTATTATGATGCAGCTAGCCATAATAATAAAACTCATGTTGACACTAAGCTTGTTGGTTCATAAGACAAATAAAACTATATGAAATAAATTTATTATGTGAACATATAGAACACAAAGGACCGGTTAGCTCTTGTTTAGCAAATACTATCAAAGCGAACTGACTTATCTGCGCGACATGGGTCAGACTTTCGGCAATGCCAATCCAGCTATTGCCGGGCTGCTTTCTGAACGTGGAGCTGACCCTGATGTTGAACGTCTATTAGAAGGTTTTGCCTTTCTTACCGCTCGCATACGCGAACGGATGGACGATGCCATACCTGAAATCGTTCATCTGCTCTCAGATTTATTAATGCCGCATTTTTTACGAACCATTCCGGCAGCTTCGATTGTCGAAATGTCCCCAGAAATTGGTGCACTTCGTGGTCGCCATGTCATTGCCCGCGGCACTCCCTTAGGTAGTATTGAGGTAAATGGTACCTCATGCATGTTTCGCACTACTAGTAATGTTGAGTTGCTGCCAACCATAATTGAAAACGTTAATCTTGATATCTCATCGGCTCGTACACCAGTATTGCGCCTGCAATTTGCTGCGCCAGAAAAGGCTCTACCGAGTGTCTTTGAAGCCGGTGGCATGCGCTTATTTATTAACGCCGACTACGGCATTGCTTCGACGCTTTTATTATGGTTTTTGCGCTATTGTACTGAAATTCATGTCGGCCCACGCGGCTGCAAACGTGGTCATCCTTTGCCAGCAAATTCAATCAAACCGGTGGGTTTTGCTCCTGAAGAGGCTTTATTGCCTTGGCCGGGTTTTGCGCCAACTGCGTTTCGCTTATTACAAGAATACTTTACCTTGCCCACCAAATTTCATTTTATTGATGTTAAAGGTCTTGATACCGCCATTGATGTTGCTACTGAGCAATTTGATATTCTTTTCTTTTTCAATCAACCGCCTGAATTAGGCGCTCCTATAGGACGACAATCAATAAGATTACATTGCACCCCGGTAATTAACTTATTTAACGCACCAGCCATACCACTGCGTCGTTCCGCCATTGAACATGAACAAATTTTACGTCCGATTGATGTAGACCCTGCTTATGCTGAAGTTTATAGCGCTGATAATGTTATAGGTATTCGTCAAAATGGCGGCGATCGTATTAACTATCAGCCATTTATTGATTTTCGTCATGCAACTGCTGATCGTACCGATATTGGATATTATCAATTGCGTCGTTGCGCCTCTCCTTTAGATAGCGCTGTTGATACATACTTCACTGCAATTACTCCAGGTTTCGTTCCTGTTGATTTAAAAACTAATGATGAAGTCTTTTCTATAGAACTTACTTGTACCAACCGCTCTCTTGCTGGTGAATTACGGGCTGGTGATATTTGTCAACCAGTTCCTGGTTCACCTTCGGTTGCTACCTTTAAAAATATAAATGAAGTAACTAAACCCGTCACTCCTCCTTTAGGTATTGAGCTTAATTGGCGACTGCTTGCTCACCTTTCGTTGCCACATGGTTCGCTAGCGACTAAAGAAAGTTTGCAAGCACTTTTAGGCCTTTATAACTTTCAAGAACTTAGTGAGCAGGCATCAGGTCGCACAAATCGATTAAGGGTTGATTCGATTCATGGGGTTATAGTGTCTCCCTCACGTAGAATTTTAGCTGGTGCCCCAGTTCGTGGTTCACGTACTACTATAGAAATTTCTGAAGATAAGCTTACCGGTATCGGCGAT
The DNA window shown above is from Deltaproteobacteria bacterium and carries:
- the tssF gene encoding type VI secretion system baseplate subunit TssF, coding for MFSKYYQSELTYLRDMGQTFGNANPAIAGLLSERGADPDVERLLEGFAFLTARIRERMDDAIPEIVHLLSDLLMPHFLRTIPAASIVEMSPEIGALRGRHVIARGTPLGSIEVNGTSCMFRTTSNVELLPTIIENVNLDISSARTPVLRLQFAAPEKALPSVFEAGGMRLFINADYGIASTLLLWFLRYCTEIHVGPRGCKRGHPLPANSIKPVGFAPEEALLPWPGFAPTAFRLLQEYFTLPTKFHFIDVKGLDTAIDVATEQFDILFFFNQPPELGAPIGRQSIRLHCTPVINLFNAPAIPLRRSAIEHEQILRPIDVDPAYAEVYSADNVIGIRQNGGDRINYQPFIDFRHATADRTDIGYYQLRRCASPLDSAVDTYFTAITPGFVPVDLKTNDEVFSIELTCTNRSLAGELRAGDICQPVPGSPSVATFKNINEVTKPVTPPLGIELNWRLLAHLSLPHGSLATKESLQALLGLYNFQELSEQASGRTNRLRVDSIHGVIVSPSRRILAGAPVRGSRTTIEISEDKLTGIGDIFLFGCILDSILGEHVSINSYHQLVLKLLPSQRELQWLPRAGMKPIV